The Kitasatospora setae KM-6054 genome contains a region encoding:
- a CDS encoding MFS transporter — protein sequence MRALWRQTRSFGPTARLLMANQFAINLAFYMLMPYLAAHLAGDLGLAAWTVGLVLGVRNLSQQGMFLVGGTLADRFGYRAPIIAGCLLRTAGFALLGWVDSLPALLAASAATGFAGALFNPAVRAYLAAEAGERRVDAFAAFHVYYQAGMLLGPLVGLALLAADFTAVCTAAAAVFAALTALQWRALPPRRERPEPARAGVLGQWRTVVANRPFLLFSGAMIGSYVLTFQVYLALPLAAGLALDRNGGNGGAGAAATSGLFTVSAAVAVTGQLRLTAWAKRVWTPSGALVRGLAAMGAAFLPLLAFPWAGTAARLAALGLAVAVLAAAGAVVYPFEMDTVVALSGGRLVATHYGLYNTVSGLGITAGNLAVGALWDYGARHDALLLPWLALGATGLAGAAAVHRLSRAGLLRPSPAPEPALTGA from the coding sequence ATGAGGGCGCTGTGGCGGCAGACCCGCTCGTTCGGCCCGACCGCCCGGCTGCTGATGGCCAACCAGTTCGCCATCAACCTGGCGTTCTACATGCTGATGCCCTACCTGGCCGCGCACCTGGCCGGCGACCTCGGCCTGGCGGCCTGGACGGTCGGGCTGGTGCTGGGCGTGCGCAACCTCTCGCAGCAGGGCATGTTCCTGGTCGGCGGCACGCTGGCGGACCGTTTCGGCTACCGCGCGCCGATCATCGCGGGCTGCCTGCTGCGCACGGCGGGCTTCGCGCTGCTTGGCTGGGTCGACTCGCTGCCCGCGCTGCTCGCCGCGTCGGCGGCGACCGGCTTCGCGGGGGCGCTGTTCAACCCGGCGGTGCGGGCCTACCTGGCGGCGGAGGCGGGCGAGCGGCGGGTGGACGCGTTCGCCGCGTTCCACGTGTACTACCAGGCGGGCATGCTGCTCGGCCCGCTGGTCGGACTCGCCCTGCTGGCGGCCGACTTCACCGCCGTGTGCACCGCCGCGGCGGCGGTCTTCGCCGCGCTCACCGCCCTGCAGTGGCGGGCTCTGCCGCCGCGCCGGGAGCGGCCGGAGCCGGCGCGGGCGGGGGTGCTCGGGCAGTGGCGGACGGTGGTGGCGAACCGGCCGTTCCTGCTCTTCTCCGGTGCGATGATCGGCTCGTACGTGCTGACCTTCCAGGTCTACCTGGCCCTCCCGCTCGCCGCCGGCCTCGCCCTCGACCGGAACGGCGGGAACGGCGGGGCGGGCGCGGCGGCCACCAGCGGCCTGTTCACCGTCTCGGCGGCCGTCGCGGTGACCGGGCAACTGCGGCTGACCGCCTGGGCGAAGCGGGTCTGGACGCCGTCCGGGGCGCTGGTGCGCGGGCTGGCCGCGATGGGGGCGGCGTTCCTGCCGCTGCTGGCGTTCCCGTGGGCGGGGACGGCGGCCCGGCTGGCGGCGCTCGGCCTCGCGGTGGCGGTGCTGGCGGCGGCGGGCGCGGTGGTCTACCCGTTCGAGATGGACACCGTGGTGGCGCTCTCCGGCGGCCGCCTGGTCGCCACCCACTACGGCCTGTACAACACCGTCTCCGGCCTCGGCATCACCGCCGGCAACCTGGCCGTCGGCGCCCTGTGGGACTACGGCGCCCGGCACGACGCCCTGCTGCTGCCCTGGCTGGCCCTCGGCGCGACCGGCCTGGCGGGCGCCGCCGCCGTCCACCGCCTGTCCCGCGCGGGCCTGCTCCGCCCGTCCCCCGCGCCGGAGCCCGCCCTGACCGGCGCCTGA
- a CDS encoding DUF6479 family protein — protein sequence MTVDAVVLAAESSGPPLLVVIVPALIVAVLLIGAFVWGSRRWNRRRPPAGPGPAAGRADSWRTPDDREPERGTRPHGADDPSER from the coding sequence ATGACGGTCGACGCGGTGGTGCTGGCGGCGGAGTCGAGCGGTCCGCCCCTCTTGGTGGTGATCGTTCCGGCGCTGATCGTCGCCGTCCTGCTGATCGGGGCGTTCGTCTGGGGCAGCCGCCGGTGGAACCGGCGCCGGCCGCCGGCCGGGCCGGGTCCCGCCGCGGGGCGGGCCGACTCCTGGCGCACGCCGGACGACCGGGAACCGGAGCGGGGCACCCGCCCGCACGGCGCGGACGACCCGTCCGAGCGCTGA
- a CDS encoding SulP family inorganic anion transporter — MNTEKRSEKSGTPGTNGVNGAGAALLRRAFVHWRHDLPASLVVFLVAVPLCVGVAVASGVPAERGLVTGIVGGLVVGLLPGSSLQVSGPAAGLTVLVFDAVQRFGLESLGVLVLAAGLLQVAMGLLRTGRWFRAISLSVVHGMLAGIGLILILGQLYAVSGRTAPGSGGGKIAGLPGLLGDWFTGRAATTALLMGAATVVLLTLWKKLPGPVRAVPAPLAAVALAAAATAVFGLDVPRVRVDGLLDAVALPTRDGLAAVTGLAGLGTVLAFALIASAESLFSAAAVDRMHHGPRTDYDRELTAQGIGNTLSGLLGALPLTAVIVRSAANVQAGARSKTARVLHGLWLLLFAALLPAVLGLIPLAVLGGVLVHAGAKLIPVAPTVTLWRGHRGELAVMAVTTAAIVFTTLFEGVLVGVALAVAKSAWQTSQLHIDLTDTGPGGPLRISLSGNATFLRLPRLLDTLEALPAGRAVELDWTGLRHLDHACHTALHTWAARHSAHDPTTVSWEPPLSVT; from the coding sequence GTGAACACCGAGAAGAGGAGCGAGAAGAGCGGGACCCCCGGAACGAACGGGGTGAACGGCGCCGGCGCCGCCCTGCTGCGCCGGGCGTTCGTCCACTGGCGGCACGACCTGCCCGCGTCGCTGGTGGTGTTCCTGGTGGCCGTCCCGCTGTGCGTGGGCGTCGCGGTCGCCTCCGGGGTGCCCGCCGAGCGCGGTCTGGTCACCGGGATCGTCGGCGGCCTGGTGGTCGGCCTGCTGCCCGGCAGCAGCCTCCAGGTCAGCGGACCGGCGGCGGGCCTGACCGTCCTGGTGTTCGACGCCGTGCAGCGCTTCGGGCTGGAGTCGCTCGGGGTGCTGGTGCTGGCCGCCGGGCTGCTCCAGGTCGCGATGGGCCTGCTGCGGACCGGCCGCTGGTTCCGGGCGATCTCGCTGTCCGTCGTGCACGGCATGCTGGCGGGCATCGGCCTGATCCTGATCCTCGGCCAGCTGTACGCCGTCTCCGGGCGGACCGCGCCCGGCAGCGGTGGCGGGAAGATCGCCGGGCTGCCGGGGCTGCTCGGCGACTGGTTCACCGGCCGGGCCGCGACCACCGCGCTGCTGATGGGCGCCGCGACCGTCGTCCTGCTGACGCTCTGGAAGAAGCTGCCCGGCCCGGTGCGCGCCGTGCCCGCGCCGCTGGCCGCCGTCGCGCTGGCCGCCGCGGCCACCGCCGTCTTCGGGCTGGACGTGCCCCGGGTGAGGGTCGACGGCCTGCTGGACGCCGTCGCGCTGCCCACCCGGGACGGCCTGGCCGCCGTCACCGGCCTCGCCGGACTCGGCACCGTCCTCGCGTTCGCGCTGATCGCCTCCGCGGAGAGCCTGTTCAGCGCGGCCGCCGTCGACCGGATGCACCACGGCCCGCGCACCGACTACGACCGCGAACTCACCGCCCAGGGCATCGGCAACACCCTCAGCGGCCTGCTCGGCGCGCTCCCGCTGACCGCCGTCATCGTCCGCAGCGCCGCCAACGTCCAGGCCGGGGCCCGCAGCAAGACCGCGCGCGTCCTGCACGGGCTGTGGCTGCTGCTGTTCGCGGCCCTGCTGCCCGCCGTCCTCGGGCTGATCCCGCTGGCCGTGCTCGGCGGCGTCCTGGTGCACGCCGGGGCGAAACTCATCCCCGTCGCCCCGACCGTCACGCTGTGGCGCGGCCACCGCGGCGAACTCGCCGTGATGGCCGTCACCACCGCCGCGATCGTCTTCACCACCCTCTTCGAGGGCGTGCTGGTCGGCGTCGCGCTCGCCGTCGCCAAGAGCGCCTGGCAGACCTCCCAGCTGCACATCGACCTCACCGACACCGGCCCCGGCGGCCCGCTGCGGATCAGCCTCAGCGGCAACGCCACCTTCCTCCGGCTGCCCAGGCTGCTGGACACCCTCGAAGCCCTCCCGGCCGGCCGCGCCGTCGAACTCGACTGGACCGGCCTGCGCCACCTCGACCACGCCTGCCACACCGCCCTGCACACCTGGGCCGCCCGCCACTCCGCCCACGACCCCACCACCGTCAGCTGGGAGCCGCCGCTCAGCGTCACCTGA
- a CDS encoding PLP-dependent cysteine synthase family protein: MPQHTLPGPHPADPPAPSAAPDARYARSARTPAGLVGDTPVLWVGEPFTAPGRGFWAKLEGRNPGGIKDRPALHMVRAARERGELRAGARIVESTSGTLGLGLALAGVVYGHPVTVVTDPGIEPLVTGLLAAHGAETVVVDAPHPVGGWQQARRAKVRELLAAHPGAWCPDQYNNPDNVAAYRPLALELVAQLGRIDTLVVSVGTGGHSAGIAGVLRGRFPELRVVGVDTTGSTIFGQPALPRLMRGLGSSIHPRNVAYGLFDEVHWVAAPEAVWAARALAVSRYASGGWSVGAVALVARWLAATGSPEDRIAAVFPDGPQRYVGTVFDDPWCQAHGLLGHRPPERPDEIAHPGERVVTRWTRCRTVLDPLARRPLTETETEAGSGAGAGAETEAAR, encoded by the coding sequence ATGCCGCAGCACACCCTTCCCGGCCCCCACCCCGCCGATCCCCCGGCCCCGTCGGCGGCCCCCGACGCCCGTTACGCCCGTTCCGCCCGTACGCCCGCCGGGCTGGTCGGTGACACGCCGGTGCTCTGGGTGGGCGAGCCGTTCACCGCGCCAGGACGGGGGTTCTGGGCCAAGTTGGAGGGGCGGAACCCGGGCGGGATCAAGGACCGGCCCGCCCTGCACATGGTGCGGGCCGCCCGGGAGCGGGGTGAACTGCGGGCGGGGGCGCGGATCGTGGAGTCGACCTCGGGGACGCTGGGGCTCGGGCTGGCGCTCGCGGGGGTGGTGTACGGGCATCCGGTGACGGTGGTGACCGATCCGGGGATCGAGCCGCTGGTGACGGGGCTGCTGGCGGCGCACGGCGCCGAGACCGTCGTGGTGGACGCGCCGCACCCGGTCGGCGGCTGGCAGCAGGCGCGGCGCGCGAAGGTCCGCGAACTGCTGGCCGCGCACCCGGGCGCGTGGTGCCCGGACCAGTACAACAACCCGGACAACGTCGCCGCGTACCGGCCGCTGGCCCTCGAACTGGTCGCCCAACTGGGCCGGATCGACACGCTGGTGGTGAGTGTCGGCACCGGCGGCCACTCGGCGGGGATCGCCGGGGTGCTGCGCGGCCGCTTCCCGGAGCTGCGGGTGGTCGGGGTCGACACCACCGGCTCGACGATCTTCGGGCAGCCGGCGCTGCCCCGGCTGATGCGCGGCCTGGGGAGCAGCATCCATCCGCGCAACGTCGCGTACGGGCTGTTCGACGAGGTGCACTGGGTGGCCGCGCCGGAGGCGGTCTGGGCGGCCCGCGCGCTGGCCGTCTCCCGCTACGCCAGCGGGGGGTGGAGCGTCGGCGCGGTCGCCCTGGTGGCCCGCTGGCTGGCCGCGACCGGCTCGCCGGAGGACCGGATCGCGGCGGTCTTCCCGGACGGCCCGCAGCGCTACGTCGGCACCGTCTTCGACGACCCGTGGTGCCAGGCGCACGGCCTGCTGGGCCACCGCCCGCCCGAGCGGCCCGACGAGATCGCCCACCCCGGCGAGCGCGTCGTGACCCGCTGGACGCGCTGCCGCACCGTCCTCGACCCGCTCGCCCGCCGTCCCCTGACCGAGACCGAGACCGAGGCTGGTTCCGGGGCCGGGGCCGGGGCCGAGACCGAGGCTGCCCGATGA